GCTCCACCCAGCTGCGGATGCGGTCGGGCTGGTCGAGCACCACGCCGCTGGCGCCCATCCCACCGGCCTCGGCCACCGCGATCGCCAGCTCGGGCGGGCAGGCACCGGCCATCGGGGCCTCCACGACCGGCACGCGCATCCCGAAGCGCTCGCAGAAGTCCCGGACCCGCTGCTGCGTCCGCTGTCCCGCCACGGCTGCTCCCCGTCGTCGATCCGATGCTGTGTCTGCAGAGCACGCTAAGCTCGACGTGGCATCGTGTCCAACGATCAGTGACGAACGCAGCCATCGTCACCGGCGAAACCTCGGGAGCGACCGCGTGGAGCTGGCAGACCTGCGGACCTTCGTCGCGGTGGCGCGCGCGGGCGGCATCACGCGCGCGGCCGCGCAGCTGCACACCGTGCAGTCCAGCGTCAGCGCACGAGTGGCGGGGCTGGAGCGGGAGCTCGGCGCGACGCTGCTCCGCAGGCACGCGCGCGGCGTCACCCTGACCGCGGCCGGCGAGCAGTTCCTCGGCTACGCCCGGCAGATCACCTCGCTCGCCGAGGAGGCCGCACGCGTCGTCCGGGGCGAGACGCCCGGCGGGCCGCTGCGGATCGGGGCGATGGAGACCACCGCCGGGTTCCGGCTGCCGCCCGTCCTCGAGGCCTACACCGCCGCCTGGCCGGACGTCGAGCTGTCCGTGCTGACCGGCCCCACCGACGAGCTGGTGGCGCGGGTGAAGGACCACTCCCTGGACGCGGCGCTGGTCGCCGGCCCCGTCGGTGACCGCGAGCTCCACGAGGAGGAGGTCTTCACCGAGGAACTCGCGCTCGTCACCGCAGCGCGCCACCGCCACCTGGACGACGCGCTCCGCGGACCCGGCGGCCCCCGGCTGCTCGTGTTCCGCGCGGGATGTTCCTACCGGCGCAGGCTCGAAGCCGTGGTCCGGGAGCGCGGGGTGGAGCCGAAGGTCCTCGACTTCGGTTCCGTCGAAGGCATCCTCGGCTGCGTGGCCGCCGGTCTCGGCATCACGATGCTGCCCCGGGCGTTGGTCGAGGGCTCCGCGCTGCGGCACCGGCTCCGCCTGCACCGCACGCCCTCCGGGGGCACAGCGGCGACGGTGTTCGTGCGTCGCCGGGACGCACCCGTCACCGCGGCCCTGGCGGAGTTCTACCGTCAGCTCCGCGACGCCCGCAGCACCCCGGGACGCGACGCCTCGTGTCCTCAGAGGACTGATCACGCTGTTGTGCTCGGTCCTGGCGGCGGTCACTGAGGGCCGGTCCGTGCTGACGTCGCGGGAGCGTGCCGCTGGGGGCCGAGGCGACGGTCCCGCCCTCGTCGTCGTGCCGGCGCGGCCGGGGCCGGGCGCCGGGTGGCACCATGTCGTGGCATGACGCGGTCGTTCACCCTGGTGCAGCTCCGGTACTTCTGCGCGGTGGCCGAGCTGGAGAACATGACCGCCGCGGCGGCCGCGCTCAACGTCACGCAGTCGACGC
This region of Saccharopolyspora hordei genomic DNA includes:
- a CDS encoding LysR substrate-binding domain-containing protein, whose product is MELADLRTFVAVARAGGITRAAAQLHTVQSSVSARVAGLERELGATLLRRHARGVTLTAAGEQFLGYARQITSLAEEAARVVRGETPGGPLRIGAMETTAGFRLPPVLEAYTAAWPDVELSVLTGPTDELVARVKDHSLDAALVAGPVGDRELHEEEVFTEELALVTAARHRHLDDALRGPGGPRLLVFRAGCSYRRRLEAVVRERGVEPKVLDFGSVEGILGCVAAGLGITMLPRALVEGSALRHRLRLHRTPSGGTAATVFVRRRDAPVTAALAEFYRQLRDARSTPGRDASCPQRTDHAVVLGPGGGH